A genome region from Eretmochelys imbricata isolate rEreImb1 chromosome 8, rEreImb1.hap1, whole genome shotgun sequence includes the following:
- the LOC144268549 gene encoding LOW QUALITY PROTEIN: uncharacterized protein LOC144268549 (The sequence of the model RefSeq protein was modified relative to this genomic sequence to represent the inferred CDS: substituted 2 bases at 2 genomic stop codons): MLFLQLFSVLIFYSQVQGVTPYSLQNCMVHEQRSKMIKVLCYHQNLPRVPSHLPWNVNNLDLSENQIASLRQSDFSKLSLLQVLNVSQNQIHLIEEGTFTHTSSLKILNLTSNQLRVLSSSMFDGLGNLTVLLLRENNIDRIEASAFAHLMKLKVIDLSSNKLHSLNALDVVFKVKSLEELHIRENNITNFTTKDIVNVPMWLRELDASHNPISFIDVATDALYRLLSLDLSFSGTHNHITWIIQDPCFLKGLKRLYLGGIFMTPLDILAVVQKLNCSLLEEIHLNELNLTDSDNIIEKVCLWHRNVKTLNLQGNTFESIKGIVFENCTHLWHLDLTHSRFKVVPCISFQALNSLQSLSLANNEFAAVPNATSNITSLKSLDLSFNQIRKIVPNDFANLKNLEHLNLTGNRITKISSDLFSDLYNLLELNIGMNLLLEISQPFSDSLGKLEKMELTGNKMSSIKKETFRNLTSLQFLSLLDNQISTIEPGAFEGLSHLQTLLLATNKITKQTFQKGIFQGVNSLVDLQLFENYIPYETSGELDNPPFILLKSLKYLSLNSQRRNGLLNFPSNFLQGLESIVRIHAGNLSVTNLDPATFSYTPMLEELDLSNNPISPISPALFQPVPKLRELHLNKIGLQSLDFVLQVNFSKLVILRVSGNKLNVIELKHIRALSYLTFLDLRQNPFTCSCDNQMFLSWSLHDLKTQMIYFYQYTCAFPLANKGRKLWAFHTSSCTVDHEFILFVTNTTTIILLMIACIFFPWRWQGIYAYHLLLANIHDKSYXRMRQHKKYEYDMFVSYNTHDQEWVINELLPTLEDKYHWRLCLHHCDFEPGKCILKNIVENIYASRKTICVITHHYLESESCSKEMQVASFRLFDEHMDVLVLIFLEHIPSDSLSPYHRMRKLVKKKTYLTWPQEEKEIPLFWHKLNMALKTSXGKEDEDPILSSGLHLE, encoded by the coding sequence ATGTTGTTCCTGCAGCTTTTCTCTGTCTTGATTTTCTACAGCCAAGTCCAAGGAGTGACTCCTTACTCACTGCAGAACTGTATGGTCCATGAACAGAGGAGCAAAATGATAAAGGTGCTGTGCTATCATCAGAACTTGCCTCGAGTCCCAAGTCATCTTCCCTGGAATGTAAACAACTTAGATCTGTCTGAGAATCAGATTGCAAGCCTGAGGCAGAGCGACTTCAGCAAACTGAGTCTGTTGCAAGTCTTGAATGTTTCTCAGAACCAAATTCATCTAATTGAAGAAGGCACTTTTACTCACACAAGCAGCCTAAAGATCTTGAACCTCACTTCAAACCAGCTGAGAGTTCTTTCCAGCTCTATGTTTGATGGGCTGGGGAACCTTACAGTCTTGCTACTTAGGGAAAATAATATTGACAGGATTGAGGCATCTGCCTTTGCCCACCTGATGAAGTTAAAGGTAATTGATTTATCATCAAACAAGTTACATTCTCTGAATGCTTTGGATGTTGTGTTTAAGGTAAAATCTTTGGAAGAGCTGCACATAAGAGAGAACAATATAACAAATTTCACTACCAAAGATATTGTTAATGTGCCCATGTGGCTTCGTGAACTGGATGCATCCCATAACCCAATCTCTTTCATTGATGTTGCAACTGATGCTTTGTATAGACTTCTTTCACTGGATTTATCTTTCTCTGGCACCCATAACCACATTACATGGATTATACAAGACCCTTGTTTCCTGAAAGGGTTAAAGAGATTATATTTAGGAGGAATATTTATGACACCACTAGACATATTGGCTGTGGTCCAAAAACTGAATTGCTCTTTGCTAGAGGAGATCCACCTAAATGAGTTGAACTTGACTGATTCTGACAATATCATAGAAAAAGTATGCCTCTGGCACCGAAATGTCAAGACTCTTAACTTACAAGGCAATACATTTGAAAGCATTAAAGgaattgtctttgaaaactgcaCTCATTTATGGCATTTGGATCTGACACACAGCAGGTTTAAAGTGGTGCCGTGTATATCTTTTCAGGCCCTGAATTCTTTACAGAGTCTTTCCCTGGCAAACAATGAGTTCGCTGCAGTACCAAATGCAACTTCGAATATAACATCTCTGAAAAGTCTGGATCTCAGCTTTAACCAAATTAGGAAAATTGTCCCAAATGACTTTGCCAATCTAAAGAACCTGGAGCACCTCAATCTAACTGGAAACAGAATCACTAAGATCAGCTCAGATTTGTTTTCGGATCTATACAATTTGTTGGAATTAAATATCGGAATGAACCTCCTTTTGGAAATCTCACAACCTTTTTCAGATAGTTTAGGGAAGCTGGAAAAAATGGAACTAACAGGAAATAAGATGAGCTCCATCAAGAAAGAAACTTTTAGGAATCTGACTTCTCTGCAGTTTCTCAGCCTGCTGGACAACCAAATTAGCACAATAGAACCCGGAGCCTTTGAAGGTCTGAGCCACCTTCAGACACTGCTGCTTGCCACAAATAAGATCACCAAGCAaaccttccagaaaggcatcttcCAGGGAGTAAACTCATTGGTTGATCTTCAGCTTTTTGAAAATTACATCCCCTATGAGACATCTGGAGAACTTGACAACCCTCCCTTCATTCTCCTGAAGTCCTTAAAATACCTCTCTCTGAACAGCCAACGTCGGAATGGGCTTCTGAATTTCCCATCTAACTTCTTGCAAGGGTTGGAATCAATAGTGAGAATCCATGCTGGCAACTTGTCCGTCACTAATTTGGATCCAGCCACCTTTAGTTACACCCCTATGCTTGAAGAACTGGATTTGAGCAACAATCCTATCAGTCCCATTAGCCCAGCTCTGTTCCAGCCTGTACCGAAGCTGAGAGAGCTACATCTCAATAAAATAGGGCTGCAGTCCCTTGATTTTGTTCTCCAAGTAAACTTTTCTAAGCTAGTCATACTCAGAGTGTCTGGAAACAAACTAAATGTAATTGAACTTAAGCACATAAGGGCTTTATCTTACCTTACTTTTTTGGATCTTAGACAAAATCCTTTCACTTGTTCTTGTGATAACCAAATGTTCCTCAGTTGGTCTCTTCATGACTTAAAAACTCAGATGATCTATTTCTACCAGTACACCTGTGCTTTCCCACTTGCCAATAAGGGAAGGAAACTGTGGGCCTTtcacacctcctcctgcacagTCGACCATGAGTTTATTCTGTTTGTTACGAATACAACCACAATTATTTTACTGATGATAGCCTGCATCTTTTTTCCCTGGAGGTGGCAGGGGATTTATGCTTACCACCTGCTCCTTGCCAATATTCATGACAAGAGCTACTAAAGGATGAGGCAACATAAAAAATACGAGTATGACATGTTTGTCTCCTACAACACGCATGACCAGGAGTGGGTGATCAATGAGCTCCTTCCCACACTGGAAGACAAATACCACTGGAGGCTATGTCTGCACCACTGTGACTTTGAACCAGGGAAGTGCATCCTGAAGAACATTGTGGAGAACATCTATGCCAGCAGGAAGACCATTTGTGTCATAACCCACCATTACCTGGAAAGTGAGTCGTGCTCTAAGGAGATGCAGGTGGCCAGCTTTCGCCTCTTTGATGAACACATGGATGTCCTGGTCCTGATTTTCCTGGAACACATCCCCAGTGATAGTCTATCACCCTACCACAGAATGAGAAAGCTGGTGAAGAAGAAAACATACCTCACGTGGccccaggaggagaaggagattcCGCTGTTTTGGCATAAACTCAACATGGCCTTGAAGACAAGTTAGGGGAAAGAGGATGAAGATCCTATTTTGTCTTCTGgtctccatctggaatga